In the genome of Candidatus Binatus sp., one region contains:
- the trxA gene encoding thioredoxin — MASDKIVHVTDGSFENEVLKSDTPVLVDFWAPWCGPCRAIAPILDDLAGEYSGRLKIVKINVDDNPATPAQYGVRGIPNLLIIKGGQVKEQIIGAVPRGTLVKAVDSAITA, encoded by the coding sequence ATGGCGAGCGACAAAATCGTGCATGTTACTGATGGCAGCTTCGAGAACGAAGTTCTCAAGTCCGATACTCCGGTCCTGGTCGATTTCTGGGCGCCGTGGTGCGGCCCGTGCCGCGCGATCGCTCCAATCCTCGACGACCTCGCCGGCGAGTATTCGGGCCGCCTGAAGATCGTCAAGATCAACGTGGACGACAACCCGGCGACGCCGGCACAATACGGCGTGCGCGGAATCCCGAACCTGCTCATCATCAAGGGTGGTCAGGTCAAGGAACAGATTATCGGCGCGGTGCCGCGGGGCACGCTGGTAAAGGCAGTCGATAGCGCGATCACCGCGTAA
- a CDS encoding FAD-dependent oxidoreductase — protein MNRRAFLKAIGSAALLPILPRRLSASTNFRRRRPSDATWPSQPAWKQLDDAVGGNLIPVNFPLSVFKTDPAGAAAKLLSENLKNPYYIGDQPGLTQTLGWVDAWATRPSVYAVATRNAHDIAEAVKFARENDLRLVVRGGGHSYQGTSNAPDSLLIWTRHMNDIVVHTGFVPQGCEHTQQPQPAVTLGAGTIGIQAYDAVTTKGGKYVQGGGCTTVGVAGLIQSGGFGSYSKHYGSAAGSLLEAEVVTADGQIRLANACTNPDLFWALKGGGGGSFGVVSKVTVRVHDLPEFFGTANFTIKAASDDAYRRLIREFVSFYRENLFNDHWGEQAHVNPDNTLVISMVSQGLDAGQAKKVWQPFLDWVARSPHEYSIQGRVVIGSIPARRWWDVQWWKEHWAELAFPNRDALTALFDYALVHLMRQPVFEFDHRPGAGPNNAWWKGDGGQVGWFIWGFESLWLPASLLENDAQQRLADAFFASSRYSGVELHFNKGLAGAPPDAIAGAKDTAMNPAVLTAFALAIVADGQRPAYPGIPGHEPSVAAGRKAAERVDRCMSQLRALVPDAGAYVSESNYFEKGWQQAYWGSNHPRLAEIKRKYDPDGLFFVHNGVGSEQWSADGFTKL, from the coding sequence ATGAACAGAAGAGCATTCTTGAAAGCAATCGGATCGGCGGCGCTCCTGCCGATTTTGCCGCGCCGCCTCTCGGCGAGTACGAATTTCCGCCGGCGCCGTCCTTCCGACGCCACGTGGCCATCGCAGCCGGCGTGGAAGCAACTCGATGATGCAGTCGGCGGAAATTTGATTCCTGTAAACTTTCCCCTTTCGGTATTCAAAACCGATCCAGCGGGCGCTGCAGCCAAGCTTCTTTCGGAGAACCTGAAAAATCCATATTACATCGGCGATCAGCCCGGGCTCACGCAGACCTTGGGATGGGTGGACGCATGGGCCACCAGACCAAGCGTTTACGCAGTCGCGACAAGAAATGCCCATGACATCGCCGAGGCCGTGAAGTTTGCCCGCGAAAATGACTTGCGCCTGGTGGTCAGGGGCGGCGGCCACAGCTATCAGGGCACGTCCAATGCGCCTGATTCGCTTCTGATTTGGACCCGGCACATGAACGATATCGTGGTGCATACCGGATTTGTTCCGCAAGGATGCGAGCATACTCAACAGCCGCAACCGGCGGTGACGCTCGGCGCCGGAACGATCGGGATTCAGGCATACGACGCGGTTACGACCAAGGGTGGAAAATACGTTCAGGGTGGCGGATGCACGACGGTAGGCGTGGCGGGTCTGATTCAAAGTGGTGGCTTTGGAAGTTACTCGAAGCACTACGGCTCCGCCGCAGGAAGTTTGCTCGAAGCCGAAGTGGTCACTGCCGACGGCCAGATTCGCCTCGCGAATGCATGCACTAACCCCGATCTGTTCTGGGCGTTGAAAGGCGGAGGAGGCGGGAGCTTTGGGGTGGTGAGTAAGGTGACAGTGCGCGTTCACGATCTCCCCGAGTTCTTCGGCACCGCCAACTTCACGATCAAAGCGGCGTCGGATGACGCCTATCGCCGCCTTATCCGCGAGTTCGTGAGCTTCTATCGGGAGAATCTCTTCAACGACCATTGGGGAGAGCAGGCCCACGTTAACCCCGACAACACGCTCGTTATCAGCATGGTCTCTCAAGGGTTGGACGCGGGGCAGGCGAAAAAAGTCTGGCAGCCGTTTCTGGACTGGGTGGCGCGTTCGCCGCACGAATATTCGATTCAAGGGCGGGTGGTTATCGGAAGCATACCGGCGCGGCGCTGGTGGGACGTGCAATGGTGGAAAGAGCACTGGGCTGAGCTGGCTTTCCCCAATCGAGATGCCCTAACCGCGTTGTTTGACTATGCCCTCGTACACTTGATGCGGCAGCCGGTTTTCGAGTTCGACCATCGGCCTGGCGCTGGACCCAATAACGCGTGGTGGAAGGGAGACGGCGGGCAGGTCGGATGGTTCATTTGGGGTTTCGAGTCGCTGTGGTTGCCGGCTTCGCTGCTCGAGAATGACGCGCAGCAGCGTCTCGCTGACGCGTTTTTTGCAAGCTCTCGCTATTCAGGTGTCGAACTGCACTTCAATAAGGGACTGGCCGGAGCGCCGCCCGATGCGATCGCCGGGGCGAAGGACACCGCGATGAATCCGGCAGTGCTGACCGCCTTCGCTCTCGCGATCGTAGCCGACGGCCAACGACCCGCATATCCGGGAATTCCCGGGCATGAACCATCGGTTGCGGCAGGCCGCAAAGCCGCGGAGCGCGTTGATCGATGCATGAGTCAGCTTCGTGCCCTCGTGCCGGACGCGGGAGCGTATGTGAGCGAGAGCAATTACTTCGAGAAGGGATGGCAGCAAGCGTACTGGGGCAGCAACCACCCTCGCCTCGCTGAAATCAAAAGAAAATACGATCCGGACGGGCTGTTCTTCGTCCATAATGGAGTTGGCTCGGAACAATGGAGCGCGGACGGCTTCACGAAGCTATGA
- a CDS encoding CvpA family protein, whose protein sequence is MNALDYAIIAIVVIGALHGLRRGAIRMVTTAVALVAALNFASLYYAQAGELAGAQLGVSQAAGAVIGWIAVFLLIFIAVGIIGAAIVRVIHFVHLGFLDRLGGALLGAGIATLLTGVAVMLMSAMAPDNTPLIRDSRLAPPLMAYTEKIDGFIPQEAKQTYQRNRDDLKKYWDQNATKGAGVALFPDASPSPSSN, encoded by the coding sequence ATGAACGCGCTTGATTACGCGATCATCGCGATCGTCGTGATCGGGGCGTTGCACGGACTCAGGCGCGGCGCGATCAGGATGGTCACCACGGCGGTGGCGTTGGTCGCCGCGCTGAATTTCGCGTCGTTGTACTATGCACAGGCGGGCGAACTCGCCGGCGCGCAGCTAGGCGTCAGTCAGGCCGCGGGCGCGGTCATCGGATGGATCGCGGTGTTCCTGTTGATTTTCATCGCGGTCGGAATCATCGGCGCCGCGATCGTTCGCGTGATCCATTTCGTGCATCTCGGCTTCCTCGATCGGCTCGGCGGAGCGTTACTCGGCGCCGGGATCGCGACCCTGCTGACGGGAGTCGCGGTGATGCTGATGTCGGCGATGGCGCCGGACAACACCCCGCTGATTCGCGATTCCCGCTTGGCGCCGCCGCTGATGGCCTATACCGAGAAGATCGACGGATTCATCCCGCAGGAAGCGAAGCAGACCTATCAGCGCAATCGCGACGACTTGAAGAAATATTGGGACCAGAATGCGACGAAGGGCGCAGGCGTTGCGCTGTTTCCAGACGCGTCGCCTTCGCCCTCCAGCAATTAA